In the genome of Phycisphaerales bacterium, one region contains:
- the ispH gene encoding 4-hydroxy-3-methylbut-2-enyl diphosphate reductase encodes MHVIVARPRGFCAGVERAIRAVELALEEFGPPIFVRKEIVHNLHVVNRLRARGATFVEELDEIPAGAVAILSAHGSPPEVYSEALRRGLRVVDATCPLVRKVHVEVSRYVKRGYRIVLIGHAGHDEVIGTMGQAPAETVLVETLADVARLALDPQQAGVILTQTTLSQDDTRELVEALQARFPHLELPPSDDICYATQNRQNAVKEITDRIDLLLVVGSKNSSNSQRLTEVARARGVASYLIDGPDQIDPAWLEGVQTVGVSSGASAPEDIVQGVLAWLERAGLDSLEEVDAPDEGVTFTLPKFTQLTRAGQATS; translated from the coding sequence ATGCACGTTATTGTCGCCAGGCCTCGTGGCTTCTGTGCGGGCGTGGAGCGCGCGATTCGCGCCGTGGAACTTGCACTGGAAGAATTCGGTCCGCCGATCTTTGTGCGCAAGGAAATTGTCCACAATCTGCATGTGGTCAACCGGCTGCGGGCGCGGGGGGCAACGTTCGTGGAAGAGCTGGACGAGATTCCCGCCGGGGCGGTCGCGATTCTCTCCGCCCACGGCTCACCGCCGGAGGTGTATTCCGAAGCGCTGCGGCGCGGGCTGCGGGTGGTCGACGCGACCTGTCCCCTCGTGCGCAAAGTGCATGTGGAAGTCAGCCGTTACGTGAAGCGTGGGTACCGCATTGTCCTCATTGGTCATGCCGGCCATGACGAAGTGATCGGAACCATGGGCCAGGCACCCGCCGAAACCGTCCTGGTGGAGACACTGGCGGATGTCGCGCGACTGGCGCTCGATCCACAGCAAGCCGGGGTGATCCTCACGCAGACCACTCTTAGCCAGGATGACACGCGCGAACTGGTCGAGGCGCTGCAGGCACGTTTCCCCCACCTCGAGTTGCCACCGTCCGACGACATCTGCTACGCAACGCAGAACCGGCAGAATGCGGTCAAGGAGATTACGGACCGGATCGACCTGCTGCTCGTGGTGGGCTCGAAGAACTCCTCGAACTCACAGCGGCTCACCGAGGTGGCCCGCGCACGTGGGGTCGCCTCGTACCTGATCGACGGCCCGGACCAGATTGATCCGGCTTGGCTGGAGGGGGTTCAGACGGTCGGCGTATCGTCCGGCGCGAGTGCCCCGGAGGACATCGTGCAGGGTGTGCTGGCGTGGCTTGAACGGGCCGGGCTCGACTCGCTGGAAGAGGTGGATGCCCCTGATGAAGGCGTCACTTTCACTTTGCCGAAGTTCACCCAGTTGACGCGCGCCGGGCAGGCCACCTCATAG
- the rplT gene encoding 50S ribosomal protein L20 yields the protein MPRVRPGSATRQRRKRVLKRAKGFWGSRSKLFRVAKQYVTKAGQYAFRDRRARKREFRALWIIRVTAACEARGISYSKFMGGLKRASVALNRKMLSEVAIADAHAFDRLVDIAKAHCDQNAAA from the coding sequence ATGCCTCGAGTTCGTCCCGGCAGTGCCACCCGGCAACGACGCAAGCGGGTCCTGAAGCGCGCCAAGGGTTTCTGGGGGTCGCGCAGCAAGCTTTTCCGTGTTGCCAAGCAGTACGTGACCAAGGCCGGCCAGTATGCCTTCCGCGACCGGCGCGCCCGCAAGCGTGAGTTCCGGGCACTTTGGATCATCCGCGTGACCGCGGCCTGCGAAGCCCGTGGGATTTCCTACAGCAAGTTCATGGGCGGGCTGAAGCGAGCCAGTGTCGCCCTCAACCGCAAGATGCTGAGCGAGGTCGCGATCGCTGACGCCCACGCCTTCGACCGCCTCGTGGATATTGCGAAAGCCCACTGCGACCAGAACGCGGCGGCCTAA
- a CDS encoding discoidin domain-containing protein, whose product MVRRPYGVTAVLAWLGLGLGQLACADDRVQVLDPCRDPATWEVLPSDGVRAELTRVDGESGPALRLSFDFERGMGFVVLRRTLTLDLPENYRFGLRVRGQAPANNLEFKLVDPSGDNVWWVNQRSYELPPEWTQLRYRARHFEFAWGPAGGARLARLGAIEIAVAAADGGQGYIDFDALTFEALAPPEPVHAPPQIVWASGAEKRASQTLPADGNLAWRSATGVRGPALVIDFGQMREFGGLALLWGSDAYPTSYDVEVSVDGGTWECVAAVRGARGGQRFVPITDGEARQFRLVIQATASDGPVDLERLEILPLEFSASDNAVYAHVARQAPPGWYPEYFLRRQTPWTVVGVATDDKEALFCANGAVELHKLGFRVEPFLWLDGKLVTWADVIRTPSLDEAYLPIPTVTWQSEGLRLEITPLADGPPGESYLLLAYRLSNARSEAVRGELFLAVRPFQVLPPWQALNLTGGTARVDTLRWDGVELHANLGTRLVPWTAPAAFGASTFAGGEIVEYIAVGTLPAAQEVVDPRRLASGAFRYPLDLAPGAEMTVVVCAPLHASAPPVPPRAEIDRVFAERRAAVADGWRTLLNRVQIVLPPTGADLVNTFRSTLAYILINADGPAIQPGSRTYERSWIRDGALTSTALLYAGHTEQVQAFLDWYAPYQYETGKVPCVVDRRGPDPVPEHDSTGQLIYLVQKLFCFTGDRAVLERHWPHVVAGIGYLQALRAERLTAEYRDGPPELRALYGLVPESISHEGYSAKPMHSYWDSFFVVRGMHAAVAIARELGHGEQVAAWQRLLDDYRASLYASMRLALELREIDFIPGCVELGDFDATSTAIGVYPCGELGRIPEPQLHNTFERYFRFFEDRRADRIAWDRYTPYELRLIGTFVRLGQPERAHALLDWFMTYRIPPAWNQWGEIAYRDQNAPEFVGDMPHTWCGSEFMKAFRSFFVYERDTDDALVLAAGVREEWLEGTGSAVRGLPTEYGPVTYTLRSDGGELTLELRGPERIPPGGVVLTLPVAWRGGTVRVSAPPFVSRANEVVLRTTPVTVRVAKREEGKGAQDTP is encoded by the coding sequence ATGGTTCGGCGTCCGTACGGGGTGACCGCGGTGCTCGCCTGGCTGGGCTTGGGACTCGGACAGCTGGCTTGCGCTGACGATCGCGTGCAGGTCCTCGATCCGTGCCGTGATCCCGCGACCTGGGAAGTGCTGCCTTCCGATGGTGTTCGTGCGGAGTTGACGCGCGTCGACGGGGAATCCGGCCCCGCTTTGCGCTTGTCCTTTGATTTCGAGCGCGGCATGGGCTTCGTTGTGCTGCGCCGCACGCTTACACTGGACTTGCCGGAGAACTATCGCTTCGGCCTGCGCGTCCGCGGCCAGGCCCCCGCCAACAACCTGGAGTTCAAGCTCGTCGATCCGAGTGGAGACAATGTCTGGTGGGTGAACCAGCGAAGTTACGAGTTGCCGCCCGAGTGGACGCAACTACGGTACCGCGCGCGGCACTTCGAGTTCGCGTGGGGCCCCGCGGGGGGGGCACGGCTCGCGCGCCTTGGCGCCATCGAGATAGCCGTTGCGGCGGCCGATGGCGGGCAGGGTTATATCGACTTCGACGCGCTGACGTTTGAGGCCCTGGCCCCGCCGGAGCCGGTCCACGCGCCTCCGCAGATCGTGTGGGCGAGCGGCGCGGAGAAGCGCGCATCGCAGACCCTGCCGGCAGACGGGAACTTGGCATGGCGGAGTGCCACCGGGGTACGGGGGCCGGCCCTGGTGATCGACTTCGGCCAGATGCGGGAGTTCGGCGGCCTCGCGTTGCTTTGGGGTAGCGATGCCTACCCAACCAGCTACGACGTGGAGGTGTCCGTAGACGGCGGTACGTGGGAGTGTGTGGCCGCGGTGCGTGGGGCGCGCGGTGGGCAGCGCTTCGTACCCATTACCGACGGAGAAGCGCGCCAGTTTCGACTGGTGATCCAGGCGACGGCATCCGACGGACCCGTGGACCTGGAGCGACTCGAGATACTCCCACTTGAGTTCTCCGCTTCGGACAATGCCGTTTACGCACACGTCGCCCGCCAGGCCCCGCCCGGCTGGTACCCGGAGTACTTCCTGCGGCGCCAGACGCCCTGGACGGTCGTCGGTGTCGCGACAGATGATAAGGAGGCCCTGTTCTGTGCCAATGGCGCCGTCGAGCTGCACAAGCTCGGCTTCCGCGTTGAGCCGTTCCTGTGGCTTGACGGCAAACTGGTCACATGGGCCGACGTGATCCGCACGCCGTCCCTTGACGAAGCGTACCTCCCCATTCCGACGGTCACGTGGCAGTCCGAAGGACTGCGTCTGGAGATCACACCGCTCGCGGACGGCCCACCGGGGGAATCCTATCTATTGCTCGCGTATCGCCTCTCCAATGCGCGCTCGGAGGCAGTGCGGGGTGAATTGTTTCTGGCTGTGCGGCCGTTCCAGGTGCTGCCACCGTGGCAGGCCCTGAACTTGACGGGCGGCACGGCGCGGGTGGACACCTTACGCTGGGATGGTGTGGAACTCCACGCCAACCTCGGTACGCGACTGGTACCATGGACGGCGCCAGCGGCATTTGGCGCGAGCACCTTCGCTGGCGGTGAGATTGTGGAATACATCGCGGTGGGCACACTACCTGCCGCACAGGAGGTAGTCGATCCTCGACGACTCGCGTCGGGTGCTTTTCGGTATCCGCTGGATTTGGCACCGGGGGCGGAGATGACGGTCGTCGTCTGTGCGCCGCTGCATGCGTCCGCGCCGCCGGTGCCCCCCCGCGCCGAAATCGACCGTGTCTTCGCGGAACGCCGCGCGGCGGTAGCCGACGGATGGCGCACGCTGCTCAACCGGGTACAGATTGTCTTGCCGCCAACCGGCGCGGATCTCGTAAACACGTTTCGATCGACCCTCGCGTACATTCTGATCAACGCGGACGGTCCGGCGATTCAGCCCGGCTCGCGCACGTACGAGCGGAGCTGGATTCGTGACGGGGCCCTGACCTCGACCGCGCTCCTCTATGCCGGTCACACTGAGCAGGTGCAAGCTTTTCTGGACTGGTATGCCCCGTACCAGTACGAAACCGGCAAGGTCCCGTGCGTTGTGGATCGCCGCGGTCCCGACCCCGTGCCGGAACACGACAGCACAGGCCAGCTCATCTACCTTGTGCAGAAGCTGTTCTGTTTTACAGGCGACCGCGCGGTGCTGGAGCGGCACTGGCCGCACGTCGTGGCCGGTATCGGCTACCTCCAGGCGCTGCGGGCGGAGCGGTTGACGGCGGAGTACCGCGACGGGCCACCGGAGCTGCGGGCGCTGTACGGCCTCGTACCGGAGTCGATCAGCCACGAGGGGTACTCGGCGAAGCCGATGCACTCGTACTGGGACAGTTTCTTCGTAGTCCGGGGGATGCACGCTGCAGTGGCGATTGCGCGGGAGCTGGGACACGGCGAGCAAGTGGCGGCGTGGCAGCGGCTGTTGGACGACTACCGCGCGAGTTTGTACGCGTCGATGCGACTGGCGCTGGAGCTGCGCGAGATCGACTTTATTCCGGGCTGCGTCGAGCTGGGTGACTTTGACGCCACCTCCACGGCGATCGGGGTGTACCCGTGTGGCGAACTCGGCCGTATTCCGGAGCCACAGCTCCACAACACGTTTGAGCGGTACTTCCGCTTCTTTGAGGACCGCCGGGCGGACCGGATTGCATGGGATCGGTACACCCCGTACGAGTTACGGTTGATCGGTACTTTCGTGCGACTGGGACAGCCGGAGCGGGCGCATGCGCTGCTGGACTGGTTCATGACGTATCGCATCCCGCCGGCGTGGAATCAGTGGGGTGAGATCGCGTATCGCGATCAGAACGCGCCGGAATTCGTCGGTGACATGCCGCACACCTGGTGCGGTTCCGAATTCATGAAGGCGTTCCGCAGCTTCTTCGTTTACGAGCGTGATACGGACGACGCACTGGTGCTCGCGGCGGGCGTGCGGGAGGAGTGGCTGGAGGGCACGGGGAGCGCGGTGCGCGGTTTGCCGACGGAGTATGGGCCCGTGACGTACACCTTGCGAAGTGACGGTGGTGAGCTCACGCTCGAACTGCGCGGACCCGAGCGAATTCCGCCGGGGGGTGTGGTCCTGACGCTGCCGGTGGCCTGGCGCGGTGGCACGGTACGGGTGAGCGCTCCACCCTTCGTAAGTCGGGCGAATGAAGTGGTGCTGCGCACGACGCCGGTTACGGTGCGGGTAGCGAAGCGGGAGGAGGGAAAAGGGGCACAAGACACCCCGTGA
- the rplM gene encoding 50S ribosomal protein L13, which produces MKTANKCYQAKASDIDRKWFVVDATDQVLGRLAVRIATVLMGKHKPTYTPHVDTGDHVIVLNAGKVRINGTRKKEQVVYQRYSGHTSGLKETTMQAMLQRHPERVLQEAVRRMLPKNALARRMLLKLKLYTGNEHIHQAQQPEPLPL; this is translated from the coding sequence ATGAAGACTGCGAACAAGTGTTACCAGGCCAAGGCCAGTGATATCGACCGCAAGTGGTTCGTCGTGGACGCCACGGACCAAGTACTTGGCCGGCTGGCGGTCCGTATTGCCACGGTGCTGATGGGCAAGCACAAGCCCACTTACACCCCCCATGTGGATACGGGCGACCATGTCATCGTCCTCAATGCGGGCAAGGTGCGGATCAACGGGACACGCAAGAAGGAACAGGTCGTCTATCAGCGTTACTCCGGCCATACGAGCGGCCTCAAAGAGACGACGATGCAGGCCATGCTGCAGCGGCACCCCGAACGTGTCCTGCAGGAAGCCGTTCGCCGGATGCTACCCAAGAACGCCTTGGCCCGCCGGATGCTTCTGAAGCTGAAGCTCTACACCGGGAACGAGCACATCCACCAGGCCCAACAGCCCGAGCCCCTGCCCCTGTAG
- a CDS encoding PIN domain-containing protein, translating to MVSWVLRGLFVALVMAVAILAAGDEKSGVSGQAVPWALSATGFAVALVVVEAFLLRKSLAALSGAFLGLVAGIVFAYGLGLIVDLIVEVYLGGEVEQPMVGVIKLLLGIVSCYLTISFILQSKDDIRFVIPYVEFAKQTRGNRPLILDTSVIIDGRIADICDTRIIDSAIFIPRFVLQELQTIADSADKLKRNRGRRGLDMLNKLQTNDKVEIRISETRLPSGEESGDVDQKLVALAKKLDGRIVTNDYNLNKIAQIRGVDVININDLANALKPVVMPGETLTVKIIKPGEEAGQGVGYLEDGTMVVAENARDKINEDVTLTITSVLQTSAGRMIFGRPEGEPPPGRRPRARI from the coding sequence ATGGTCAGTTGGGTGTTGCGTGGTTTGTTCGTGGCGCTCGTCATGGCGGTTGCCATCCTGGCGGCGGGGGATGAAAAATCGGGTGTCAGTGGTCAGGCGGTGCCGTGGGCATTGAGTGCGACGGGTTTCGCGGTCGCCCTGGTCGTGGTCGAGGCGTTCCTGTTGCGCAAGTCGTTGGCTGCATTGTCCGGAGCGTTCCTTGGCCTGGTCGCAGGCATCGTGTTTGCTTACGGCCTGGGCCTGATCGTCGACCTGATTGTCGAGGTGTACCTGGGTGGCGAAGTCGAGCAACCGATGGTGGGGGTTATCAAGCTGCTGCTCGGCATCGTCTCCTGTTACCTCACCATCAGCTTCATCCTGCAATCCAAGGATGACATCCGATTCGTCATTCCCTACGTCGAGTTCGCCAAGCAAACCCGCGGCAACCGTCCGCTGATCCTCGATACGTCGGTCATTATTGACGGCCGGATTGCCGACATCTGCGATACGCGCATCATCGACTCGGCCATTTTCATCCCACGTTTCGTGCTGCAGGAGTTGCAGACGATTGCGGACAGCGCCGACAAGCTGAAGCGAAATCGCGGTCGCCGCGGTCTTGATATGCTCAACAAGCTCCAGACCAACGACAAGGTGGAGATCCGGATCTCCGAAACGCGGCTTCCCAGCGGTGAGGAATCCGGCGACGTGGACCAGAAACTGGTCGCACTCGCGAAGAAGCTCGACGGTCGGATTGTCACGAACGACTACAACCTGAATAAGATTGCCCAGATCCGGGGCGTGGACGTGATTAACATCAACGACCTCGCGAACGCACTCAAACCGGTGGTCATGCCCGGTGAGACACTGACGGTCAAAATCATCAAGCCGGGCGAGGAGGCCGGGCAGGGCGTTGGCTACCTGGAAGACGGGACCATGGTTGTCGCTGAGAACGCGCGCGACAAGATCAATGAGGACGTCACGCTCACCATCACCAGTGTGCTGCAGACCTCCGCTGGGCGCATGATTTTCGGCCGTCCCGAGGGCGAACCACCGCCCGGCCGGCGCCCCCGCGCGCGGATCTGA
- a CDS encoding 50S ribosomal protein L35, with protein MARIKAKPHKGLKKRVKLSATGKPRYKKSFAGHLMSGKSGRRRQRLRRVGVLTGKLAENVRLAINGQ; from the coding sequence ATGGCCAGGATCAAGGCCAAGCCCCACAAGGGCTTGAAGAAGCGTGTCAAGCTTTCCGCAACGGGTAAGCCGCGGTACAAGAAGTCGTTTGCCGGCCACTTGATGAGCGGAAAGTCGGGACGGCGGCGGCAGCGGCTGCGGCGGGTCGGTGTTCTGACGGGCAAGCTGGCAGAGAACGTCCGCTTGGCGATTAATGGCCAGTAG
- the xseA gene encoding exodeoxyribonuclease VII large subunit — protein MTERRPFDPSRIRRRPTRAGREPQAALLSVRQVNELVRAALVQGVPPDLHVLGEIGNFSRPASGHLYFTLRDRFSELQCVMWRSTAARLRFQPEAGLEVIATGELEVYEQRGRFQMTCRKLEPRGMGALEVAFRQLKERLEREGLFDPQRKRILPWVPQRIAIVTSPTGAAIRDILRTLARRFPSLEVLVYPVRVQGDGAAAEIAAAIAALNHVRAELGGVDALIVGRGGGSLEDLWAFNEEVVARAIASSAIPVISAVGHEVDVTISDLVADVRASTPTAAAELVAPQRADLLATVAQLVRRSERRAGSRLELARADLRAACRRALFLSSGAAAALVPAD, from the coding sequence GTGACGGAGCGCAGGCCATTCGACCCCAGTCGCATACGTCGGCGGCCGACTCGTGCCGGCCGTGAGCCGCAGGCCGCCCTGCTCAGCGTGCGACAGGTCAACGAGCTGGTACGCGCGGCACTTGTTCAGGGTGTCCCTCCTGATTTGCACGTTCTCGGTGAAATCGGCAATTTCTCCCGCCCGGCCAGCGGGCACCTTTACTTCACACTGAGAGACCGCTTCAGCGAGCTGCAATGCGTGATGTGGCGCAGCACGGCCGCGCGGCTTCGCTTCCAGCCCGAAGCCGGGCTCGAAGTCATTGCGACGGGGGAGTTGGAGGTCTACGAGCAGCGCGGCCGCTTCCAGATGACTTGCCGCAAGCTCGAACCGCGGGGCATGGGTGCGCTGGAAGTGGCCTTTCGTCAGCTGAAGGAACGCCTTGAGCGCGAGGGGCTCTTCGACCCGCAGCGCAAACGCATCCTGCCGTGGGTTCCGCAACGGATCGCTATCGTCACGAGTCCGACGGGCGCTGCGATTCGCGACATTCTACGTACGCTGGCGCGGCGTTTCCCATCCTTGGAAGTGCTGGTGTACCCGGTGCGTGTGCAGGGTGACGGGGCGGCCGCAGAGATCGCCGCGGCCATCGCCGCACTCAACCATGTGCGGGCGGAACTCGGCGGGGTCGATGCGCTGATCGTCGGACGGGGCGGCGGTTCGCTCGAGGACCTATGGGCCTTCAACGAGGAGGTCGTGGCACGCGCGATCGCTTCGAGCGCGATTCCGGTCATCAGCGCGGTCGGGCATGAAGTCGATGTCACCATCAGCGATCTGGTGGCTGACGTTCGGGCGTCGACACCGACCGCAGCGGCCGAACTGGTCGCGCCGCAGCGCGCCGACCTGCTGGCGACCGTGGCCCAGCTTGTGCGGCGCAGTGAACGCCGGGCGGGCTCTCGGCTCGAACTGGCCCGCGCGGATCTGCGCGCTGCTTGCCGCCGAGCCCTTTTCCTATCCAGCGGCGCGGCTGCGGCGCTTGTCCCAGCAGATTGA
- the rpsI gene encoding 30S ribosomal protein S9, with protein MGTHLGTGRRKTSVARVRLQPGSGKFLVNGRDVEQYFTEPQDRTDAVAPLDLTGARRNWDVLVNANGGGHTGQAGAVRLGLARAVVKAYAHLESSLRDAGFLTRDAREVERKKYGRRKARRRFQFSKR; from the coding sequence ATTGGCACGCATCTCGGCACCGGCCGCCGCAAGACTTCCGTCGCGCGTGTCCGCCTGCAACCGGGGAGCGGAAAATTTCTCGTCAATGGCCGCGATGTCGAGCAGTATTTCACCGAACCACAGGATCGCACGGACGCGGTTGCCCCGCTGGATCTGACCGGCGCCCGCCGGAACTGGGACGTACTGGTCAACGCCAACGGTGGCGGGCACACGGGGCAGGCGGGTGCCGTGCGCCTGGGCCTGGCTCGCGCGGTGGTCAAGGCCTACGCACACCTCGAATCATCACTGCGTGATGCCGGCTTCCTGACGCGCGATGCCCGCGAGGTGGAGCGCAAGAAGTACGGCCGGCGCAAGGCCCGCCGCCGCTTCCAGTTCTCGAAGCGCTGA
- a CDS encoding LacI family DNA-binding transcriptional regulator, translating to MAVSIADVAHRAKVSISTVSRVINRRELVNEHTRERVESAIAELGYRPNAFARGLMLRRSEIVGLVLPDLHGEFYSEIIRGANQQARASGYNLVVASARDGDDSHTLLHALQQRTLLDGVVVLVSELTDSIQEVLADFPRPFVVLDGDVDGTPHDSVVIDQRQGAMTLMRHVVGPCRAERVIFIGGLETNVDTIARLEAYLHVLAEAGLKLCTADVYHLDYQYDSAYALALEHVRAWAGPRNCVFAANDEMAAGVVAAAATCGLSVPQDLAVVGFDDTRVARMTRPALTTIRVPMAEMGAQAVALLCERLRDPLRPVTCISLRPELVVRDSCGATLRAVTPESTSAPPAA from the coding sequence ATGGCTGTTTCGATTGCCGATGTGGCGCACCGCGCCAAGGTGTCCATCAGTACCGTATCGCGTGTGATCAACCGCCGCGAATTGGTGAACGAACATACGCGTGAACGGGTGGAATCGGCGATCGCGGAGCTGGGTTATCGGCCGAACGCCTTTGCGCGCGGGCTGATGCTGCGGCGCAGTGAGATCGTGGGGCTGGTGCTGCCGGATCTGCACGGCGAATTCTATTCCGAGATTATCCGCGGCGCAAACCAGCAGGCACGCGCGTCGGGCTACAACCTCGTCGTGGCCTCGGCGCGCGACGGCGATGACAGCCACACCCTGCTGCATGCCCTGCAGCAGCGGACTCTGCTTGACGGCGTGGTCGTGCTGGTTTCGGAGCTAACAGACAGCATTCAGGAGGTGCTCGCGGATTTTCCACGGCCCTTCGTTGTGTTGGATGGTGATGTGGACGGCACGCCGCACGATTCGGTGGTAATCGACCAGCGGCAGGGTGCGATGACACTGATGCGGCACGTGGTCGGACCGTGCCGGGCCGAGCGCGTGATCTTCATCGGCGGGCTGGAGACGAACGTCGATACGATCGCGCGGTTGGAGGCGTACCTACACGTGCTGGCCGAAGCGGGGCTGAAGCTGTGCACCGCGGATGTCTATCACCTCGACTACCAGTATGACTCGGCGTACGCGCTGGCACTCGAGCACGTGCGCGCGTGGGCAGGTCCGCGGAACTGCGTGTTCGCGGCGAACGATGAGATGGCGGCCGGTGTCGTCGCCGCGGCCGCGACGTGTGGATTGTCCGTACCACAGGATCTGGCGGTTGTCGGCTTCGATGACACGCGCGTGGCACGGATGACGAGGCCGGCACTGACTACGATTCGCGTACCGATGGCAGAGATGGGAGCACAAGCCGTTGCTTTGCTCTGCGAGCGGCTGCGTGACCCACTGCGTCCGGTCACCTGCATATCGTTGCGGCCGGAGCTGGTGGTGCGCGACTCTTGCGGCGCCACCCTGCGAGCGGTGACGCCGGAAAGTACGTCGGCTCCGCCGGCCGCGTGA
- a CDS encoding response regulator: protein MSSNPSILVADDNDEVRKVMRLSLERAGYDVCEAANGLEAMRAVNAIPFDLVITDILMPERDGIETILHLRQKAPQAKILAISGAQDNVFLASASGLGATRTLTKPFTPTQLLNVVSELLVESTTAPRSS, encoded by the coding sequence ATGAGTTCCAATCCAAGCATCCTCGTAGCGGACGACAACGACGAAGTGCGCAAGGTCATGCGACTGAGTCTGGAGCGGGCCGGCTACGATGTGTGCGAGGCAGCCAATGGTCTGGAGGCGATGCGGGCCGTGAATGCGATTCCGTTCGATCTCGTGATCACCGACATTCTGATGCCGGAACGTGACGGGATCGAGACCATTCTGCACCTGCGGCAAAAGGCGCCACAGGCGAAAATCCTGGCGATCAGTGGCGCGCAGGACAATGTGTTCCTGGCCAGTGCAAGCGGTTTGGGTGCCACTCGCACCCTGACCAAGCCCTTCACACCAACGCAATTGCTCAATGTCGTTTCGGAACTGCTGGTGGAGTCGACTACCGCACCAAGGTCCTCGTAG
- a CDS encoding DNA-3-methyladenine glycosylase 2 family protein, which translates to MSPATTDPDQAAWTALRFLATADARLAALIRSIGPHRPKLTRDPFHCLSAAITQQQVSMTAAAAVFRRLKSTCPHGRLSPRGVMAQTLDELRTVGLSRQKAVYVHELAAVFADRTLTRAKLERMSDEEVLAAVTRIKGIGRWTAEMLLIFCLGRTDVWPIDDLGLRKAVRTLLGRAEFLSREEMLALAEPWRPYRTYATWYLWRSLEGPQMTGVAIRETGANTRRAR; encoded by the coding sequence TTGTCACCAGCGACAACGGACCCCGACCAGGCCGCATGGACGGCACTGCGCTTCCTGGCGACTGCCGATGCACGGCTGGCGGCCCTGATCCGATCCATCGGCCCGCACCGCCCCAAGCTGACCCGCGACCCGTTCCATTGCCTGAGCGCAGCGATTACACAACAGCAGGTTTCGATGACCGCAGCCGCGGCCGTGTTTCGCCGACTGAAATCCACGTGCCCGCACGGACGACTCTCGCCACGCGGGGTCATGGCGCAAACACTGGACGAGCTGCGCACAGTGGGACTCTCAAGGCAGAAAGCAGTTTATGTTCACGAGCTCGCGGCCGTGTTCGCAGATCGTACACTGACGCGCGCCAAGCTGGAGCGCATGTCGGATGAAGAAGTGCTCGCGGCCGTGACTCGTATCAAGGGCATCGGGCGCTGGACGGCGGAGATGCTGCTGATCTTCTGCCTGGGGCGGACGGATGTGTGGCCGATCGATGATCTTGGTCTGCGGAAGGCGGTACGGACCCTGCTGGGCCGCGCGGAGTTCCTATCGCGGGAGGAAATGCTCGCACTGGCGGAGCCATGGCGGCCCTACCGGACCTACGCGACCTGGTACCTGTGGCGGAGTCTGGAGGGTCCGCAGATGACCGGTGTCGCCATCCGAGAAACCGGGGCAAACACGCGCAGGGCACGGTAG